One Gelria sp. Kuro-4 DNA segment encodes these proteins:
- a CDS encoding dihydroorotase gives MPLALKGGRVIDPAAGVDEVRTLLVENGTIVAAGRLEPPSEACVIDVSGKLVLPGFCDLGVHPRRLSPARLARIAAAAARGGFAAVTVLPDTDPPLDSPLAVYSLRGLARTVTPLKVRPVGAITRGLAGAELADIGSLAEAGAVAASDGDRQLSSARLLYLALQYAAYFGLPLFLYPQDASLAQGGVVREGPESTRLGLHGIPAAAEEIAVARDLLLAEHSGGRVHFLGLSSAGSVKLLRQAREEGVAASAAVTPHHLLLTVADIPDYDTNFKVRPPLGTAEDREALLAALADGTIGAVTSDHTPASPEEKEVEFEQAAWGASSLATLFPLLYTYLVLPGKITLNTLVARLTGGPTRILGQKEPTLAPGSAADLTVIDPEKEEVISAAALPPEERNTPFAGRCIRGLPVLTMVNGRVVFERKGVEENA, from the coding sequence ATGCCTCTCGCTCTTAAAGGCGGTCGCGTCATCGACCCGGCCGCCGGCGTCGACGAGGTGCGCACCCTGCTCGTGGAAAACGGAACGATCGTGGCCGCCGGAAGGCTGGAGCCTCCCAGCGAAGCCTGCGTCATTGATGTTTCCGGAAAGCTGGTTCTACCGGGTTTTTGCGATCTCGGCGTGCACCCGCGGCGGCTGAGCCCCGCTCGTTTGGCCCGGATCGCCGCCGCGGCGGCTCGGGGCGGGTTTGCGGCCGTCACCGTCCTGCCGGACACCGATCCTCCTCTCGATAGCCCTCTTGCCGTCTACAGCCTGCGTGGCCTGGCCCGAACGGTCACCCCGCTCAAAGTGCGGCCGGTGGGAGCCATCACCCGGGGCCTGGCCGGCGCAGAGCTGGCGGACATTGGCAGCTTGGCCGAAGCCGGGGCGGTTGCCGCTTCGGACGGCGACCGGCAGCTCTCCAGCGCGCGGCTTCTGTATCTCGCCCTCCAGTATGCAGCTTACTTCGGGTTACCCCTCTTTCTTTACCCGCAAGACGCGTCCCTGGCGCAAGGCGGCGTGGTGCGCGAAGGCCCGGAATCTACCCGCTTAGGCCTCCACGGCATTCCGGCGGCCGCCGAGGAAATCGCCGTGGCTCGGGACCTTCTCCTCGCTGAGCACTCCGGCGGGCGCGTACACTTCCTCGGCCTCTCCTCGGCAGGGAGCGTCAAACTACTCAGGCAGGCACGAGAAGAAGGTGTGGCCGCATCCGCGGCCGTCACCCCCCATCATCTCCTCCTTACGGTGGCCGACATTCCGGATTACGACACCAACTTCAAGGTGCGGCCGCCTCTGGGCACGGCGGAAGATAGGGAAGCGCTTTTGGCCGCCCTCGCCGACGGCACAATAGGGGCGGTGACAAGTGATCATACGCCGGCGAGCCCTGAGGAAAAAGAGGTGGAGTTCGAACAGGCAGCGTGGGGAGCGAGCTCCCTCGCCACCCTGTTCCCCCTTCTCTACACCTACCTGGTCCTCCCGGGCAAGATCACACTCAATACTCTCGTGGCCCGTCTCACCGGCGGACCGACCCGCATCCTGGGCCAGAAAGAGCCCACCCTCGCCCCCGGCTCGGCGGCCGACCTCACCGTGATCGATCCGGAAAAGGAGGAAGTAATCTCCGCGGCCGCCCTACCACCGGAAGAACGAAACACCCCCTTCGCCGGCCGGTGCATCCGGGGCCTACCGGTACTCACCATGGTGAACGGCCGAGTGGTGTTTGAGCGGAAAGGAGTTGAGGAGAATGCCTAA
- a CDS encoding ferroxidase, whose product MGIVFSSLQVVPGLITLAGKSIPFWGFSYAYHPRPRPQLPGPIIQATAGDYIRMALVVRPNAPFGEDLSIIFPGQEGVEVRSIPRFPFRPVQPQYADGKMVSLTDYLAAGEIGAIEYRFRAVRSGIYLYESGTNSAEQVQMGLYGVIVVRPVGYGQPWHPDFRTAYGRDTASRHDIEKILVLGEIDSAMHNSVVSRADYNLLDFRPDCWVINGRSFPHSIAPDDDSSQPYGSAITCRVGQRVLLRILNAGFQAHTLALGALTGRVIAEDGYPLKIGSSDATYEKTAVTVGPGRSVDLLVTPPHPGEFYVYDREYRHLVSDDRFPGGMMTKITVTP is encoded by the coding sequence ATGGGAATAGTGTTTAGCAGCCTGCAAGTCGTACCCGGATTGATAACCCTGGCCGGAAAGAGCATCCCTTTTTGGGGTTTTTCGTACGCTTACCATCCGCGGCCGCGGCCGCAGCTGCCCGGCCCTATTATCCAGGCGACGGCCGGCGACTATATAAGAATGGCGTTGGTCGTCCGGCCCAACGCTCCCTTCGGGGAAGATCTGTCCATCATTTTCCCGGGGCAGGAAGGCGTTGAGGTGCGCAGTATTCCCCGCTTTCCGTTTCGGCCCGTACAGCCGCAATATGCCGATGGAAAAATGGTTTCTTTGACCGACTACCTGGCCGCGGGTGAGATCGGGGCGATCGAGTACAGATTCCGAGCCGTTCGCTCCGGCATTTATCTCTACGAGAGCGGTACGAATTCGGCCGAACAAGTGCAAATGGGCCTCTACGGAGTAATAGTAGTGCGGCCGGTAGGTTACGGCCAACCGTGGCATCCAGATTTCCGCACGGCGTACGGCCGGGATACTGCGTCCAGGCACGATATCGAGAAAATCCTGGTCTTGGGCGAAATCGACAGCGCCATGCACAACAGCGTCGTTTCAAGGGCCGACTACAACCTGCTCGACTTCCGCCCCGACTGCTGGGTGATCAACGGCCGCTCCTTTCCACACAGCATCGCCCCGGACGACGATTCCAGCCAGCCTTACGGCTCGGCGATAACGTGCCGCGTGGGGCAGCGGGTGCTTCTGCGAATCCTGAATGCCGGCTTTCAAGCCCACACCCTTGCCCTCGGGGCCCTGACCGGCAGGGTAATAGCCGAAGATGGTTATCCGCTCAAGATCGGCAGTAGCGACGCCACCTACGAGAAAACGGCGGTGACCGTCGGGCCCGGCCGAAGCGTCGATCTCCTTGTTACCCCTCCTCATCCGGGCGAATTCTATGTCTACGACCGGGAATACCGACACCTGGTAAGTGACGACCGATTTCCCGGCGGAATGATGACAAAAATCACAGTTACTCCTTGA
- a CDS encoding multicopper oxidase domain-containing protein, producing MPTVELWAKDGYVSTPDGNSIYFWGFARSREGKAQLPGPAIIARQGEPLTVRLVNLLPEPVSLSFPGQIGVTVDGSPVRPQYEGGKLVSFTNHALPGESVSYTLAPTSPGTFLYESGSNPPKQVPLGLYGALVVRPADYNPEIKEYKTAYGYGTDTAFDREYLLITGEIDPEFHQAAAEGRPYELSRYKPRYWTLNGRSAPDTMLPDSAAHLPHQPYGAMIMAEPGEKVLLRYIGAGTAHHPLHPHGNHTRVLALDGRLLRNGAFDRSYERFTVLVGAGQTCDQIYQWFGLGYSPENPIPTVLPNLRNLGIGDAGWTMWSGSPYLGLKGDIPQGVVSFNEEGEYYFMLHSHQEFQITNWGEFPGGLMTMIAVHPHLSPDRGVLKESERGTGYGNSV from the coding sequence ATGCCGACTGTAGAGCTTTGGGCCAAAGACGGTTACGTAAGTACTCCCGACGGCAACAGCATCTATTTTTGGGGTTTTGCGCGCAGCCGTGAAGGCAAGGCCCAGTTGCCGGGGCCCGCGATAATCGCCAGGCAGGGAGAACCCCTCACCGTCAGGCTGGTCAACCTTCTGCCGGAACCGGTTTCGCTTTCCTTCCCAGGGCAAATCGGGGTGACGGTGGACGGAAGCCCGGTTAGACCTCAGTACGAAGGCGGAAAGTTGGTCTCCTTCACCAACCACGCCCTCCCCGGAGAAAGCGTGTCCTACACTCTTGCGCCAACCAGCCCGGGCACGTTCCTTTACGAAAGCGGGTCGAATCCGCCCAAGCAGGTACCCTTGGGCCTGTACGGGGCTCTGGTGGTGAGGCCCGCCGACTATAATCCGGAAATCAAGGAGTACAAGACGGCCTACGGTTACGGGACCGATACGGCCTTCGACCGTGAGTACCTCTTAATCACGGGCGAAATCGACCCTGAGTTCCACCAGGCCGCAGCCGAAGGCCGCCCTTACGAGCTAAGCCGCTACAAACCCCGCTACTGGACGCTCAACGGCCGCTCGGCGCCGGACACCATGCTCCCGGACAGCGCCGCCCACCTTCCGCATCAACCCTACGGCGCCATGATCATGGCCGAACCCGGAGAAAAGGTGCTGCTGCGGTACATCGGCGCGGGAACCGCGCACCACCCGCTGCACCCGCACGGCAACCACACGCGGGTCCTGGCCCTGGACGGGAGGCTGCTCCGGAACGGCGCCTTCGACCGCTCCTACGAGCGGTTTACGGTTCTCGTCGGCGCCGGTCAGACCTGTGACCAGATTTACCAGTGGTTCGGCTTGGGCTATTCGCCGGAAAACCCGATCCCCACAGTTCTACCCAACCTGCGCAACCTGGGCATCGGCGACGCCGGTTGGACCATGTGGAGCGGGAGTCCCTATCTCGGCCTCAAAGGAGACATCCCCCAGGGCGTAGTCTCCTTCAACGAGGAAGGTGAGTACTATTTCATGTTGCATTCCCACCAAGAGTTTCAGATAACCAACTGGGGGGAATTTCCCGGCGGCCTGATGACCATGATCGCCGTTCATCCGCATTTAAGTCCCGATAGGGGCGTGTTGAAAGAGAGCGAAAGGGGTACGGGCTATGGGAATAGTGTTTAG
- the carA gene encoding glutamine-hydrolyzing carbamoyl-phosphate synthase small subunit, which translates to MPKPGYLVLENGRVFPGVLVGPHRGVIGEVVFNTSMTGYQEILTDPSYAGQLVALTYPLIGNYGTNREDMESDAVGAAALITSELCLHPSNWRAEKSLAAFLAEHGVPALAGVDTRALTLCLREAGTMRGGITSKDPEGFLERVRSHPLPSSEELVGRVTARRHYTLGTGQIHAVVVDFGAKRGILRALVSRGLRLTVVPAATSAEEILELKPDGIVLSNGPGDPAELVTASKTVRSLIGRAPILGICLGHQLLALALGARTYKLKFGHRGANHPVRELATGRVHITSQNHGYAVSAAGLPSQLAISHVSLHDGTVEGLRSQSFPALSVQFHPEAGPGPKDTGGIFDEFLELIAGRKGGTLCA; encoded by the coding sequence ATGCCTAAGCCTGGATACCTGGTTCTGGAAAATGGCCGCGTTTTCCCCGGGGTCCTCGTTGGACCACACCGCGGAGTTATCGGCGAGGTGGTCTTCAACACCAGCATGACCGGCTACCAAGAGATCTTGACCGATCCGTCTTACGCCGGTCAGCTTGTGGCCCTGACCTATCCCCTCATAGGCAATTACGGTACCAACCGTGAAGACATGGAATCCGACGCCGTAGGAGCTGCGGCCCTGATTACGAGCGAGCTCTGCCTGCACCCTTCTAATTGGCGCGCCGAAAAAAGCCTGGCCGCCTTTCTTGCCGAACACGGAGTTCCCGCCTTGGCCGGTGTCGACACGCGCGCCCTGACGCTGTGTCTGCGTGAGGCCGGTACCATGCGCGGCGGCATCACTTCTAAGGACCCAGAAGGCTTTCTGGAACGGGTCAGGAGCCACCCTCTGCCGTCTTCCGAGGAACTCGTCGGGCGCGTAACAGCCCGCCGACATTATACCTTGGGCACCGGGCAGATCCATGCCGTGGTCGTCGACTTTGGGGCCAAGAGAGGGATTTTGCGCGCGCTCGTCTCCCGCGGCCTACGGCTTACGGTCGTCCCGGCAGCGACTTCTGCCGAAGAAATCTTAGAGCTCAAACCGGATGGTATTGTGCTTTCCAACGGTCCCGGCGACCCGGCCGAACTCGTTACCGCAAGCAAGACAGTGCGCTCGCTAATCGGCCGGGCCCCCATCCTCGGCATCTGCCTGGGTCACCAGCTGCTGGCGCTCGCTCTGGGGGCGAGAACGTACAAGCTTAAGTTCGGGCACCGCGGTGCCAATCATCCCGTCCGCGAGCTGGCTACGGGGCGTGTTCACATAACTTCGCAAAACCATGGCTACGCCGTATCGGCAGCCGGCCTTCCTTCCCAACTGGCGATCAGCCATGTCAGCCTCCACGACGGCACGGTGGAAGGCCTGCGTTCCCAGTCGTTCCCAGCTCTCTCAGTACAGTTTCACCCGGAGGCCGGTCCCGGTCCAAAGGATACGGGCGGCATCTTCGATGAGTTTCTGGAACTTATCGCCGGCCGGAAAGGTGGTACTCTCTGTGCCTAA
- a CDS encoding aspartate carbamoyltransferase catalytic subunit, with amino-acid sequence MRCKDVLSLDFWSREEIEEVLNHACELKRRLAQGERFSLLAGKNVTLAFYEPSTRTRVSFEEAAQLGGARTHTVLAATSSAAKGESLVDTARTLVAAGADALVLRHPAAGAPALVARHVPVPVINAGDGAHSHPTQSLLDAFTLWERLGTLDGLTVTIIGDIRFSRVARSNITAFTRLGARVRVAGPPTLLPPGLAVLGAEVKSSAEEALRDADVVYLLRVQKERSSAAHLPSLAEYSRFWGVNEERLAPAGPEVLVLHPGPANIGVEVSAGVARSPQALFTTQVTNGVVVRLALLNLLLGGDTYASRS; translated from the coding sequence ATGAGGTGCAAGGACGTCCTTTCCCTAGACTTCTGGTCGCGTGAGGAAATAGAAGAGGTCTTAAACCACGCCTGTGAACTGAAACGCCGCCTGGCGCAAGGCGAACGTTTTTCTTTGCTCGCAGGCAAGAACGTGACACTGGCCTTCTACGAGCCGAGCACCCGCACGCGCGTATCCTTCGAGGAGGCGGCTCAGCTGGGAGGCGCGCGTACGCATACCGTGCTCGCCGCCACGAGCAGCGCAGCTAAAGGCGAAAGCTTGGTAGACACCGCGCGCACGCTGGTCGCCGCAGGTGCCGACGCCCTCGTCCTGCGCCACCCTGCGGCAGGGGCGCCGGCGCTCGTGGCCCGGCACGTACCGGTGCCCGTAATCAATGCCGGCGATGGCGCTCACTCCCACCCCACCCAGTCCCTCCTCGACGCCTTCACCCTTTGGGAAAGGCTGGGTACGCTCGACGGCCTCACAGTAACCATCATCGGGGACATCCGGTTCAGCCGGGTGGCCCGCTCGAACATCACGGCCTTCACCCGCTTAGGGGCACGGGTGCGTGTGGCGGGCCCACCCACGCTCCTTCCGCCCGGCCTTGCGGTTCTCGGCGCGGAGGTTAAGAGCAGCGCGGAGGAAGCCCTGCGCGATGCAGACGTGGTCTACCTCCTCAGAGTACAAAAGGAACGCAGCTCCGCCGCCCACCTGCCCTCTTTAGCGGAGTATTCTCGTTTCTGGGGGGTCAACGAAGAACGGCTCGCTCCGGCCGGCCCGGAAGTCCTAGTCCTTCACCCCGGCCCGGCCAACATAGGCGTGGAGGTAAGCGCCGGTGTAGCGCGGTCGCCGCAGGCGCTTTTTACTACCCAGGTAACCAACGGGGTAGTAGTGCGGCTGGCACTCCTCAATCTCCTTCTAGGGGGGGACACGTATGCCTCTCGCTCTTAA
- a CDS encoding multicopper oxidase domain-containing protein, producing MARIDKRFGATDGWIKMPDGTEHYIFGFVDLTGVPEERPALYRGRATLPGPLLEVDEGDEVYLTLTNLGFPGRPELDDTHTIHWHGFPNQIPLWDGVPETSISVPVGRSFTYYFKPADPGTYMYHCHFEPVEHIQMGMLGPLIVRPALEKNPAFAGRLFAYNDTATEYQREVILLLTELDAVAHSRVAAAQPYDWTEYRPHYWLISGRSYPDTVKPADDPSLPGQPFSALIAAQPGEKVLLRFINLGYELHTLQLLGLPLRIIGQDAKLLRGYHGEDLSHSATGLTLAAGQTVDALVTASRPGIYPLYNRSYHKNTNAGLTFGGMVTEFRVVP from the coding sequence ATGGCCAGAATCGATAAGCGCTTCGGGGCCACCGACGGCTGGATTAAGATGCCCGACGGCACCGAGCATTATATCTTCGGCTTCGTCGACCTCACCGGCGTTCCCGAAGAACGGCCGGCGCTCTACCGCGGCCGAGCCACCCTGCCGGGGCCTTTACTCGAGGTCGACGAAGGGGATGAGGTCTACCTTACCCTGACCAACCTGGGTTTTCCGGGAAGGCCGGAACTCGACGACACGCACACCATCCACTGGCACGGCTTCCCCAACCAGATACCGCTGTGGGACGGGGTGCCGGAGACCTCCATCTCCGTGCCCGTCGGCCGAAGTTTCACCTATTACTTTAAGCCGGCCGACCCCGGCACTTACATGTATCATTGCCATTTCGAGCCGGTCGAACACATTCAGATGGGAATGCTGGGGCCTTTGATCGTCCGGCCGGCCCTGGAAAAAAACCCCGCCTTCGCCGGCCGGCTTTTTGCCTACAACGACACGGCTACGGAGTACCAGCGTGAGGTCATCCTTCTGCTCACGGAGCTGGACGCCGTCGCCCACAGCCGGGTGGCCGCAGCCCAACCCTACGACTGGACGGAGTACCGGCCGCACTATTGGCTGATCAGCGGGCGGAGTTACCCGGACACCGTAAAGCCCGCCGACGACCCCTCCTTACCCGGCCAGCCCTTCTCTGCGCTCATCGCCGCGCAGCCGGGGGAAAAAGTGCTCCTGCGCTTCATCAACCTCGGTTATGAGCTGCACACCTTACAGCTCTTGGGCCTACCCCTCAGGATAATCGGGCAGGACGCCAAGCTCCTGCGCGGATACCACGGGGAAGACCTGAGCCATTCGGCAACAGGCCTCACCCTTGCCGCCGGGCAGACCGTCGACGCTCTGGTTACCGCTTCCCGCCCGGGGATTTATCCTCTTTATAACCGCAGCTACCATAAAAACACCAATGCCGGGCTGACGTTCGGCGGCATGGTCACCGAGTTCAGAGTGGTGCCGTAA